One genomic window of Cygnus atratus isolate AKBS03 ecotype Queensland, Australia chromosome 16, CAtr_DNAZoo_HiC_assembly, whole genome shotgun sequence includes the following:
- the YWHAB gene encoding 14-3-3 protein beta/alpha: MDKSELVQKAKLAEQAERYDDMAAAMKAVTEQGHELSNEERNLLSVAYKNVVGARRSSWRVISSIEQKTERNEKKQQMGREYREKIEAELQDICNDVLELLDKYLIVNATQPESKVFYLKMKGDYYRYLSEVASGDNKQTTVANSQQAYQEAFEISKKEMQPTHPIRLGLALNFSVFYYEILNSPEKACNLAKTAFDEAIAELDTLNEESYKDSTLIMQLLRDNLTLWTSENQGDEGDAGEGEN, from the exons ATGGATAAAAGTGAGTTGGTACAGAAAGCCAAACTGGCCGAACAGGCCGAGCGTTACGATGACATGGCTGCTGCTATGAAGGCTGTCACCGAGCAGGGGCACGAACTGTCCAACGAAGAAAGGAATCTACTCTCAGTTGCCTACAAGAATGTGGTCGGCGCCCGTCGCTCGTCCTGGCGTGTGATTTCCAGCattgaacagaaaacagagaggaatgagaagaaacagcagatGGGAAGAGAATATCGTGAGAAAATTGAGGCTGAATTGCAGGATATCTGCAATGATGTTCTG GAACTCCTGGATAAATACCTTATTGTCAACGCCACGCAGCCAGAAAGCAAGGTCttctatttgaaaatgaaaggcGATTACTACAGATACCTCTCAGAGGTGGCGTCTGGGGACAATAAGCAAA CAACGGTAGCAAACTCTCAGCAAGCTTACCAGGAGGCATTTGAAATTAGCAAGAAAGAGATGCAGCCAACGCACCCCATTCGACTTGGTCTGGCTCTCAATTTCTCTGTCTTCTATTATGAGATACTCAATTCTCCTGAAAAAGCCTGTAATCTGGCAAAGACG GCATTTGATGAGGCGATAGCAGAGCTGGACACGCTGAATGAAGAGTCTTACAAAGACAGCACTCTCATCATGCAGCTGCTTAGGGACAACCTCACT CTATGGACGTCGGAAAACCAGGGAGATGAAGGggatgctggggagggagagaactAA
- the PABPC1L gene encoding polyadenylate-binding protein 1-like isoform X2 yields the protein MNASGPGYPLASLYVGDLHPDVTEAMLYEKFSPAGPIMSIRVCRDVATRRSLGYAYINFQQPADAERALDTMNFEVIKGRPIRIMWSQRDPGLRKSGVGNVFIKNLDDSIDNKALYDTFSAFGNILSCKVVCDENGSRGYGFVHFETQEAATRAIETMNGMLLNDRKVFVGHFKSRKERDAEFGARATEFTNVYIKNFGDDMDDDRLREIFSKFGKTLSVKVMMDSSGRSKGFGFVNFEKHEEAQKAVADMNGKEINGRVVYVGRAQKRLERQSELKRKFEQIKQERVSRYQGVNLYVKNLDDGIDDERLRKEFSPYGTITSAKVMTEGGHSKGFGFVCFSSPEEATKAVTEMNGRIVSTKPLYVALAQRKEERKAILTNQYMQRLATMRALPGPLLGSFQPPPGYFLPPIPQPQTRATFYSPSPVVPVRPATRWSAQPSRPPPYPSATPILRAAVQPRRLLSNISTMRQASTQVPRVPPQAQRVANIGTQTVSARVPSSPTLPRGAPQYKYSPAVRNIQPLGSVPPGAPQVGEPAVHVQGQEPLTASMLAAAPPQEQKQMIGERLYPLIHAMHASLAGKITGMLLEIDNSELLLLLESPDSLHSKIEEAVAVLQAHQATETSHKGSAAAFLQ from the exons ATGAATGCCAGCGGCCCCGGCTACCCGTTAGCCTCTCTCTACGTGGGGGACCTCCACCCAGACGTGACCGAAGCCATGCTCTACGAGAAGTTCTCGCCCGCCGGGCCCATCATGTCCATCCGGGTCTGCCGGGATGTTGCCACGCGCCGATCGCTGGGCTACGCCTACATAAACTTCCAGCAGCCGGCGGATG CTGAGCGAGCCCTGGATACCATGAACTTTGAGGTGATCAAAGGCCGTCCTATCCGTATCATGTGGTCCCAGCGAGACCCCGGGCTCAGGAAATCAGGGGTTGGAAATGTATTTATCAAGAATCTGGATGACTCCATTGATAACAAAGCCCTGTATGACACGTTCTCGGCCTTTGGGAACATCCTGTCCTGCAAG GTGGTCTGTGATGAAAACGGATCCCGTGGCTATGGCTTTGTTCATTTTGAGACTCAGGAGGCAGCAACTCGGGCCATCGAGACCATGAACGGGATGCTGCTCAACGACCGCAAGGT GTTTGTTGGCCACTTCAAATCCCGCAAAGAGCGCGATGCAGAGTTTGGGGCTAGGGCAACGGAGTTCACCAACGTCTACATCAAGAACTTTGGGGATGACATGGATGATGACAGACTGCGGGAAATATTCTCCAAGTTTG GAAAGACTCTGAGCGTCAAAGTCATGATGGACAGCTCTGGCCGCTCGAAGGGCTTTGGGTTTGTGAACTTCGAGAAGCACGAAGAAGCCCAGAAG GCCGTGGCCGACATGAACGGGAAGGAGATCAACGGGCGGGTGGTGTACGTGGGCCGGGCACAGAAGCGGCTGGAGCGGCAGAGCGAGCTGAAACGGAAATTTGAGCAGATCAAGCAGGAGCGAGTGAGCAGGTACCAG GGGGTCAACCTGTATGTGAAGAACCTGGACGATGGGATAGACGACGAGCGGCTGAGGAAGGAGTTCTCTCCCTACGGCACCATCACCAGCGCGAAG GTGATGACAGAGGGTGGCCACAGCAAAGGGTTTGGCTTTGTatgtttttcctccccagaagAGGCTACCAAGGCCGTGACCGAAATGAACGGGCGGATCGTCAGCACTAAGCCTCTCTACGTCGCCCTCGCCCAAAGGAAAGAGGAGCGGAAAGCAATTCTCACCAACCAGTACATGCAGCGATTAGCTACCATGagggccctgcccggccccctccttggctccttccagccccccCCGGGGTACTTCCTACCCCCCATCCCTCAG CCACAAACCAGAGCTACTTTCTACAGCCCTAGCCCAGTTGTCCCCGTCCGCCCCGCCACTCGCTGGAGTGCGCAGCCCTCCCGGCCTCCCC CGTATCCTTCAGCCACCCCCATCCTGAGAGCTGCCGTGCAGCCCCGGCGCCTGCTGTCCAACATCAGCACCATGAGACAGGCGTCCACCCAAGTGCCTCGCGTGCCCCcccaggcccagagagtgg CCAACATAGGGACGCAGACGGTCAGCGCCCGGGTGCCCTCCTCGCCCACCCTGCCGCGGGGCGCCCCGCAGTACAAGTACTCGCCGGCCGTGAGGAACATCCAGCCGCTGGGCAGCGTGCCGCCCGGGGCCCCGCAG GTGGGAGAACCCGCTGTGCATGTCCAGGGGCAGGAGCCGCTGACAGCATCCATGCTTGCAGCAGCCCCTCCTCAGGAGCAGAAGCAAATGATAG GTGAGCGCCTCTACCCTCTGATCCACGCGATGCACGCCTCGCTGGCTGGCAAGATCACGGGGATGCTGCTGGAGATCGACAACtcggagctgctgctcctcctggagTCCCCCGACTCCCTGCACTCCAAG ATCGAGGAAGCTGTGGCTGTTCTCCAGGCGCACCAGGCCACCGAGACGTCGCACAAGGGCAGCGCGGCGGCGTTCCTGCAGTGA
- the TOMM34 gene encoding mitochondrial import receptor subunit TOM34, which yields MAPRGRPLPHRLPHASMAARRPFRSAAGRLRGEPGPGPASPSPAPGAGPGFAPGMAAGGSASSLRRAGNEEFRRGQYGPAAELYGRALALLEDAGEAAAEERSVLLANRAACHLKEGACRLCVADCCGALKLVPFGIKPLLRRAAAYEALESFQLAYVDYKTVLQIDCSIQSAHDGVNRMTKALLEKDGVNWREKLPPIPTVPISAQKRWSAPSAAAPATDVPPGSTPQGHPDHIAAGVERARTLKEEGNELVKKGNHKKAIEKYTESLKLNQECAAYTNRALCYLTLKQHKEAVQDCTAALRLDPKNIKAFYRRAQALKELKDYKSSIADINSLLKIEPKNTAALKLLQELKRA from the exons AtggcgccgcggggccggccgcTCCCTCACCGCCTCCCTCACGCCTCCATGGCAGCCCGCCGCCCCTTCCGCTCCGCCGCcggaaggctccggggagagcccggccccggccccgcttcCCCGAGCCCCgctcccggtgccggtcccggtTTCGCCCCCGGgatggcggcggggggcagcgccAGCTCCCTGCGCCGCGCCGGTAACGAGGAGTTCCGCCGCGGGCAGTACGGGCCGGCCGCCGAGCTGTACGGCCGGGCGCTGGCGCTGCTGGAGGACGCGG GGGAGGCCGCCGCCGAGGAGAGGAGCGTGCTGCTCGCCAACCGCGCCGCCTGCCACCTCAAGGAGGGCGCCTGCCGCCTCTGCGTCGCCGACTGCTGCGG CGCGCTCAAGCTGGTCCCGTTTGGCATCAAACCCCTCCTCAGACGGGCAGCAGCCTACGAGGCTCTGGAGAGCTTCCAGCTGGCCTACGTCGACTACAAGACCGTGCTGCAGATCGACTGCTCCATACAGTCGGCGCACGATGGTGTCAACAG AATGACTAAAGCCCTGCTGGAGAAGGATGGTGTGAACTGGCGCGAGAAGCTCCCACCAATTCCCACGGTTCCCATTTCTGCCCAGAAGAGATGGAGCgctccttctgcagcagcccctgccacaGATGTGCCCCCTGGGAGCACACCACAGGGACACCCAG ACCACATTGCTGCTGGTGTAGAGAGAGCTCGAACtctgaaggaagaaggaaatgaacTCGTAAAGAAAGGAAACCATAAGAAGGCAATTGAGAAGTACACTGAGAGCTTAAAGCTCAACCAGGAATGTGCAGCTTACACCAACAG AGCTCTCTGTTACCTGACCCTGAAGCAACACAAGGAAGCAGTACAGGACTGCACAGCAGCTCTGAGATTAGATCCTAAAAACATCAAGGCGTTCTACAGACGTGCTCAGGCACTTAAAGAACTGAAG GATTACAAATCAAGTATTGCTGACATCAACAGCTTGTTGAAAATTGAACCAAAGAACACAGCTGCACTGAAATTACTGCAAGAACTGAAGAGAGCCTAG
- the PABPC1L gene encoding polyadenylate-binding protein 1-like isoform X1 → MNASGPGYPLASLYVGDLHPDVTEAMLYEKFSPAGPIMSIRVCRDVATRRSLGYAYINFQQPADAERALDTMNFEVIKGRPIRIMWSQRDPGLRKSGVGNVFIKNLDDSIDNKALYDTFSAFGNILSCKVVCDENGSRGYGFVHFETQEAATRAIETMNGMLLNDRKVFVGHFKSRKERDAEFGARATEFTNVYIKNFGDDMDDDRLREIFSKFGKTLSVKVMMDSSGRSKGFGFVNFEKHEEAQKAVADMNGKEINGRVVYVGRAQKRLERQSELKRKFEQIKQERVSRYQGVNLYVKNLDDGIDDERLRKEFSPYGTITSAKKRLPRP, encoded by the exons ATGAATGCCAGCGGCCCCGGCTACCCGTTAGCCTCTCTCTACGTGGGGGACCTCCACCCAGACGTGACCGAAGCCATGCTCTACGAGAAGTTCTCGCCCGCCGGGCCCATCATGTCCATCCGGGTCTGCCGGGATGTTGCCACGCGCCGATCGCTGGGCTACGCCTACATAAACTTCCAGCAGCCGGCGGATG CTGAGCGAGCCCTGGATACCATGAACTTTGAGGTGATCAAAGGCCGTCCTATCCGTATCATGTGGTCCCAGCGAGACCCCGGGCTCAGGAAATCAGGGGTTGGAAATGTATTTATCAAGAATCTGGATGACTCCATTGATAACAAAGCCCTGTATGACACGTTCTCGGCCTTTGGGAACATCCTGTCCTGCAAG GTGGTCTGTGATGAAAACGGATCCCGTGGCTATGGCTTTGTTCATTTTGAGACTCAGGAGGCAGCAACTCGGGCCATCGAGACCATGAACGGGATGCTGCTCAACGACCGCAAGGT GTTTGTTGGCCACTTCAAATCCCGCAAAGAGCGCGATGCAGAGTTTGGGGCTAGGGCAACGGAGTTCACCAACGTCTACATCAAGAACTTTGGGGATGACATGGATGATGACAGACTGCGGGAAATATTCTCCAAGTTTG GAAAGACTCTGAGCGTCAAAGTCATGATGGACAGCTCTGGCCGCTCGAAGGGCTTTGGGTTTGTGAACTTCGAGAAGCACGAAGAAGCCCAGAAG GCCGTGGCCGACATGAACGGGAAGGAGATCAACGGGCGGGTGGTGTACGTGGGCCGGGCACAGAAGCGGCTGGAGCGGCAGAGCGAGCTGAAACGGAAATTTGAGCAGATCAAGCAGGAGCGAGTGAGCAGGTACCAG GGGGTCAACCTGTATGTGAAGAACCTGGACGATGGGATAGACGACGAGCGGCTGAGGAAGGAGTTCTCTCCCTACGGCACCATCACCAGCGCGAAG aagAGGCTACCAAGGCCGTGA